CTGTCTACCTGCATCCACAGACCATCGGGCAAGTTGTCATAGCTACCGACGGCAGGATCAGACGTATTAACCAGAGGTTCTGTAGTGGTTTCAGCATCATGATCAGGATTTGTGGCAAAACCATATTCCTGGGCGGCATAAACTGGCACCCTTGGCTCGATCCATTTAATTAGTTCATAGCCCCAGAAACCCACCAAACCACTAATACTGGCAGGCAGTTGCGGCAGCTTAACCGGATGTATGGTGGCAAGACTGGTAGCAAGATGCTCGAAGGGATTGCCAATCAGGTTGTGGCGATCGCCATTCCGAAAAGTTTGCACGATCCGATCGCCCCTGGCTTCCAGCGTCCAGAGCGGATCGCACCCCAACAGGCTATAGCGACCCAAAACACCGCTTTCCACTGATTCTAATAAAAAGCCATATTTTCTACCCTGACAAACGTGATACCAGGCGGCCACTGGGGTATCCAGGTCGGCTACTAATTCTTGGTAAACGGGCACAAAATTACCCTGCTGAGCAAGCTGACAAAACTGGGAGTAGTCTGGGAATGGCATAGATTGCTTAAAGAGGCTTAAGAATGCTTAAAGCTAAAAATATAGAAGCCAGAGGCTAATCTGACTTCTATCTATTTTGAATCAAGTTGTAAATTAATATGCAAAAATTTAAGGCTTGATCTGACCTAATTTTTGCAGTTCGCTGCTAGTTGCTAAAAATATGGCAAAGCGATCGCTAACAGCAATGGCTTCATACTTTTTATCTAACGATTTACTTGCGGTTTGGGCAACTAATACGATCGCATTTGGCTCAGGCGTAATTGATCGAGATAGCTCGATCGGGCAAAATTTCAGGTTAAGTCAGATAATAAATAAAATGATAACTAAGTAACCTGAATAGCTGATCTAATTAACTGCAAATTTTAGTTGCAAATGCATCCTGACAAGCTATTTTTACCACTACGCTGATTGAATCAAATTCGATCTCAAATTCGATCGATTGCCCAAAGAGCGATCGTTAAAATCAAAGGTACTAAGCCGCAACTAGGCCGATCGCCGCACTATTTTTTAACACTAATCAATGATAGTTAAATGCTTAACGAAGGCATTTAGACATCATGGGTTGCATTATCAGTAAACTTGACCGAGATGGGGTTAGGATTGTCGCCAATCTTGCGCATCTTGGTGCCAACCTGTTCTCTACCTTCGTTGACCCGCTCAGGGAACACGCCGTCTTTGGGATGCAGATGAACAGTATCACCATTGGGGAACTCACGGGAGATCCTGTAATCGGTGATCTTGAACTTTCTTAGTTGCGTACCCAAGGCCAGGGCTTGTTCTTTTTTAGCAAAGGACAAGATGTTTGCTCCGGCGTGCATGGTGGCAGCGCCAGCGGTAGGCATCTCGAATACCTGTTCTTTTTTACTAGTCCAGGTAATCAGATACTTTTCTTCGGTACTTGCAGAACCGAGGAGTCCACCTGTGCTTCCGCCCCATACTGGGACTTTGGCTTCAGGGGGTGCTTCTTGCTGAACTTCTTGTGTTTCTTCCGACATCTATATTTCTCCAGAGAAACGCCGTTTATTATCTTTGGGTTCAAGATATCACTCTGGGGGGCGTGGAAAGTTAGTTAGCTAATATAACTTAATCTTCCTTTACTTAAATCTTCTTTACAAAACATTTTTTTGCTGATGACTCTGACTTTATGGCGCGGCAGCTAGAATCC
The sequence above is a segment of the Pseudanabaena sp. PCC 7367 genome. Coding sequences within it:
- a CDS encoding photosystem I reaction center subunit II PsaD, yielding MSEETQEVQQEAPPEAKVPVWGGSTGGLLGSASTEEKYLITWTSKKEQVFEMPTAGAATMHAGANILSFAKKEQALALGTQLRKFKITDYRISREFPNGDTVHLHPKDGVFPERVNEGREQVGTKMRKIGDNPNPISVKFTDNATHDV